From Vulpes vulpes isolate BD-2025 chromosome 7, VulVul3, whole genome shotgun sequence, one genomic window encodes:
- the LOC140599561 gene encoding ubiquitin carboxyl-terminal hydrolase 17-like protein 6, which translates to MEAAHLPRSEEPQFRASPKPQSCWSRRGGAEVHGVPSVPERTSPASKTLSSPTDPLAPAAPGLPPTKTPLSWKSLSQVGAGLQNMGNTCYVNATLQCLTYTEPLASYMLSQQHGTTCRKQTSCMLCTLQAHLTRVLCRPGRVLRPLPLLLAAFHRGKQEDAHEYLMFILDAMQQACLPEDKSSDPERPQDSTLIQQLFGGYWKSQIQCLHCQGISSTLEPYLDISLDIGAAQSVSQALEQLVKPQLLEGENAYHCSKCLEKVLASKVLTLHTSPKVLILALKRFSDLTGHKMTKEVQYPERLDMQHYLSEQRAGPLVYVLYAVLVHAGRSCHSGHYFCFVKAGNGQWYKMDDAKVSACDVTCALRQPAYVLFYMQKTDLEGDLGRESVEGGLASPEADPTAVGEASGEPATDPSVNLPELEERGEETSRQQMTLEQWRCLQECNRPKPELNVRRREIALPEDAVILHQSKYRPEMPKNHPQQAFDLLTTAAGMIPPQVAGDVAKVPRVPGRARPTKRTSKKGQRSGEAVQGCAS; encoded by the coding sequence ATGGAGGCTGCCCACCTCCCCCGCTCAGAGGAACCTCAGTTCAGAGCCTCTCCCAAACCCCAGTCATGCTGGTCAAGGAGAGGCGGTGCTGAAGTCCATGGAGTACCCTCTGTGCCCGAGAGGACATCCCCTGCATCAAAGACACTCTCCTCCCCGACTGACCCGTTGGCTCCCGCAGCACCAGGGCTGCCTCCCACCAAGACGCCTCTGAGTTGGAAGAGCCTTTCTCAGGTGGGCGCTGGGCTTCAGAACATGGGCAACACTTGCTATGTGAATGCGACCCTGCAGTGTCTGACCTACACAGAGCCCCTCGCCAGCTACATGCTGTCCCAGCAGCACGGGACCACCTGTAGGAAGCAGACATCCTGCATGCTGTGTACTCTGCAGGCTCACCTGACGCGGGTTCTCTGCCGTCCTGGACGTGTGCTCCGGCCCCTGCCACTCCTGCTCGCCGCCTTCCACAGAGGCAAGCAGGAAGATGCCCATGAGTATCTCATGTTCATTCTGGATGCAATGCAGCAAGCATGCTTGCCTGAGGACAAGTCCTCAGACCCTGAGCGTCCTCAGGACAGCACCCTCATCCAGCAACTCTTTGGGGGGTACTGGAAGTCGCAAATCCAGTGTCTCCACTGCCAAGGCATTTCGAGCACTCTGGAACCTTACCTGGACATCAGCCTGGACATCGGGGCTGCTCAGAGTGTCAGCCAAGCTTTGGAGCAGTTGGTGAAGCCCCAACTGCTGGAAGGTGAAAATGCCTACCATTGTAGTAAGTGTCTAGAGAAGGTGCTTGCGTCCAAGGTGTTGACTTTGCACACTTCCCCGAAGGTCCTCATCCTGGCCTTGAAACGATTCTCAGACTTGACAGGCCACAAAATGACTAAGGAGGTGCAATATCCTGAGCGCCTTGACATGCAACACTACCTgtctgagcagagggcaggaccCTTGGTTTATGTGCTCTATGCCGTGCTGGTGCATGCTGGGAGGAGTTGCCACAGTGGACATTACTTCTGTTTTGTAAAGGCAGGAAATGGCCAGTGGTATAAAATGGATGATGCTAAGGTCAGCGCCTGTGATGTGACTTGCGCGCTGCGCCAACCTGCCTATGTCCTCTTTTATATGCAGAAGACTGATCTGGAAGGAGACCTTGGGAGGGAGTCAGTCGAGGGAGGACTCGCATCTCCCGAGGCAGATCCCACGGCGGTGGGTGAGGCCTCAGGAGAGCCAGCAACGGATCCCTCCGTGAACCTTCCTGAGTTGGAGGAGCGTGGGGAAGAGACCTCAAGGCAACAAATGACATTAGAGCAGTGGAGATGCCTCCAAGAATGCAACCGACCTAAGCCTGAACTGAAtgtcaggagaagagaaattgCCCTTCCTGAGGACGCAGTCATCCTTCACCAGTCCAAATACAGACCTGAGATGCCGAAGAATCATCCTCAACAGGCCTTCGACCTGCTCACCACTGCAGCTGGGATGATCCCACCTCAGGTGGCCGGGGACGTGGCCAAAGTCCCGCGTGTGCCAGGGAGAGCCAGACCTACCAAGAGGACGAGCAAGAAGGGACAGAGGTCTGGGGAAGCAGTCCAGGGATGCGCCTCCTAA